The nucleotide window TCCTTTCCTTGTGAGGTGGGAGGTGGCCTGTGAAAGGAAGTCTCACGTTATACTGAAAATGCTTCCCCAAAAGACGCAGCCCATTCTCCTACTGATACCTttaggaaggagaagaagaagaagaagaaaaagaaaaaacctagtTATagacaatgaaaggaaaatacataATCGATTTTGGTTTGGAATCTATATACAGCTATAGAACCATGTGAACCAACAGATTTGTGAGTTTACAAAGGAAAtgactttgcaaaaaaaaaaaatcatttctttttggcAATGCTCATATTCAAGAACTCAGTTTTTTAATGTTGCTGGCAAACGGATGCTAAACTGCAAAAATTAACTAGCAATGGCATTTCAGAAAGCGATGATACCCAGCTTCTTAATTAAGTTTTCTGTTAAgtgaacaaagaaagagaaaaccatttCTTCCATTAGCAAAGCAAATAGAACATCTGTGcacaagaaaatgaaacacacaaTTTGGTGGGTGCAATCCAGTGTTGTGGAAGGAATAACTGGTTTGTAGGTGCAGAAAGTTCTCTGTCCCAAATCTTAAACTGGATAAGATCTCCCAGGTTTTAAGCATGcttttgttgtggtggttttcATTTTGACTTTAACCCTGGTTTGGAAACTACAGAAAGTGAATTAGAAACTAATAGTGAGAAAGGGGAACCCCGTCTCTGAGCTCTGTTGTGCTTGATGTCCTATAAACGGAGAGGTCTTTGTGTTCAGGTTTGATTTGAAGGCAGCTTGGGAATCAGGATGGTGTGAGGCTTGCAAGCCTACAGAGAGAGCATGACACGTTAGCTCTGCCATCTCCAGGTTTTTCCTTTGTACTTTTtgtttgtattcttttaaaatcatcCAAGTTTTCAAGTCCTCCCCAACTTTTAGGGCACTGTTGCAGCTCTTTCTTCTGTAGAAGGTGAAGAAAACTCAGTCTTGCCCCGGAGAAATGCATCATTTTGAGTAAAACAGTGACTAATCCCTCATGCCCcaattgtgcttagttgctcagtcctggccaactcttcgccaccccatggaccgtttagcctgccaggcttctctgtccatggggattctctaggcaagaataccagagtgggtagcttttccctttaccaggggatcttcccaactcagggatcaaacccaggtctcccgcattgcaggcggtttcttaactgtctgggccagcagggaagccctaaggccTTGTCTGAATaaactcatttttcaaaaataaaaaataaaactgtcatgacaaaaataaataaccagctcccccgccccaccccccggAGACAAAACTTCCTATAGTCTGAAAGCCTGAATCTTTAAATTCTTGGAAAAATTACTAAACTCATCCTAGCTGGACAAGAGCAGAGGGTAGaaaggactccatgcttccttgTCACCAACagtggtgggtggtgggggcCCCCAAGGAGAAGGTGAATCTACAGGGTTTCGGAACTTAACACCTTGTTCCTCCTTCTCAGGTAGGAACAAGGAAGAACTTCTTCCTTGGTAAAGAAACCAATATAAGAAGGAAGACTTGTTCTACATTCTCAGCCTCAGAGCAGTGGGATTTTATTGCTATTAAGAGACATAGTGGTTCCTTTGCACATGGATCCCCAACATAATGAGCTTTCAGATGTGAACGAGGTCAGCTTTTTTGGTGGGCCTCCTTGATTTTCCTGGTGGCATCTGCTCCTTCACTACTTcaccccttccctgcctctcttAGAGGATGGCTCAACTTTGTGCCATTTTTTTACCTCCTTTCCATCGTTACAAAGGAAGATTCTTCTGCTAGTGCAGAGCATGGGGAGAGTGTGTGTTAGACTCTAACTTCTCAAAGAAGTTTGGGATGACTAATTTAATTGATCCCTTTGGCCagatgcccagatatttggtcaaacactaTTTTAtggatgtttctgtgagggtgttggggatgaaattaacatttaagtCTGTGGACTTGGAGTAAAACCGATTGCCCCACCCCAGGTGAggtgggtgtgtgctaagttgcctctttgtgaccccatgcactgtaacgcaccaggctcctctgtccatgggattctccaggcaagaatactggagtgagttgccatgccctcctccaggggatcttcccgactcaggaactGAAGctgtgtcttttacatctcctgcattggcaggcaggttctttgccactggtgccacctgggaagccccaccttaGGTGGGTGGGTCTCATTTAATTAggtgaaggcctgaatagaaccaAAAGGCTCATCctcccctgagaaggaaagaaTTCTCCAGCAGACAGCTTTCAGACTTGAACCACAGTATTGGCTCTCCCTGGGTCTTCCTCTTGGGATAGGTATGGATGTAGATGTAGGTATAGACATAAGTATAGACACATACAGATACAGAGAGAGTTTCTGAGCCTACATGTCAAGCCTATACTTTTACTTTTCCTTCAAGCTTGTGCTAACATCCTCATACCATCATCATCACATCATTTCAATCATACAATAAGTCATTTTCCCCCACTAATGTGGACACCCTTTATCTCTAGAATTCTTGGGGGGatatgtgttcttttttgttATGGAAGCTTTGTTTTCCCTACTCTGCCATAAAGCTGAAAATGGAACTCACTTGGCCATAGACATCAAACCTTGAACATGAATTAGGAGTTGGTTCCTTGGCAAAGAAACTCTTTGGTTTGCACTGATTTCATCCTTgtataatgaaaacaaacaaaacattctgAAAGCTTTGAGGGTCACACTTTGTTCACTTCCCTTCCAGCTTCCTTCAATCTACCTGGTTTTCTAgttattcaacatttattgaacacctgctgAGAATCAAGCCCTGTGGTCTCTTTGTGTGGGCTTGGATCTGTGGAAAGGATTCCAGGGAAGACGAGTCTTTGTGAATCTGGTCACTCTCaggggaaaaacattttttcattgaTAAAAGCCTAGATTTAAAACCTAGGCTGAACTGGTATTCTTTTTTAAGTTCTCAAAGCCCTTCATTACTCCCCACTCAGGCCTACTTATTTCAAGAAAATTCCAGGTTCTGTCTCACTTTCCTTGCCTGTTTTGAGGCCATGTTATCTGTTTCCTTTACCAAGTGCAGGATAGAGACAGGTCCAACTTTCCTTCTAGGAAGCCATAGCTTCCTGAGAACTAGACATGGCTCCCCCTAGTTCAAGGTCacataataaaataccataacCAACAGTTTTTCACTCACTCTCTAGTTTAGCTCCCCTCAAGTGAGTGAACTATGGCTCtgaaagattaaataatttatttgcctGTCATGAAATGTAACAAAACTGGAATATGGACCCaggttttttcctctctttaagTCCACACTTTGGTCACTTTCTACTTCCTAGGATCCCTAAATGATAAATGGTCATTTTCATTGCCAAGCAGACTCTGAATCCAAGAAGCTGGAGGAATACAGTGTTCTCTCTTGTACTGGTGTCTGTACGATGCTCTGAGCCTCACCCCACAACCACGCAAACTTTCATTAATGTTTCCTCCATGACAAGAACTATAACGTCTGTGACTTATAACCACCCTGAGACCAATCTTGATTATGAAAGATCATCTTGACTGTGTAAGAAACAGGAATTGaaactatttacaacagctaggatacagaagcaacttagatgtccctcagcagatgaatggataaggaagttgtggtgcTTATACACAGcagactattactcagctataaaaagaaatgcctttgagtcagttctaatgaggtggatgaaactaaagcctattatacagaaggaagtaagtgagaaagaaagacaaatatcatagattaatgcatatatatgaaatctagaaagatggtaccaatgattctatatgcagggcagcaaaggagacacagacttaaagaacagacttttggactcagtgggagaaggagagggtgggatgatttgagagaaaagcactgaaaggtataattgccatatgtaaaatagatagccagtgggagtttgatgtgtgatgcagggaacccaaggccagtgctctgtgacaacctggagggatggggtggggaggggggtggagggggcttcaggatggggggacacatgtctgcctatggctgattcatgctgatgtatggcaaaagccatcacaatattggaaagcagttatcctccaattaaaataaacaaataaattttttaaggaaagaaagtgcattaaaaaaaaaaacaggaagctgAGAATGAAGGATATTCTAAATTTGGTCAATGTATCTATATTGAcccatagatatatgtataacagaatcacattgctgtacacctgagactaacacaacattgtaaatcaactctacatCAATTAagcaaactaaattttaaaaatggagaagtcAGAATTCAAAGACAGAATTcagacatattttaaatgttactttcctTTTGAACAAGAATGACAGCAACAATGGGCGATGTTTTGAATCACCAGCTATGGTGTTTCTACTTGATCTGCCTCCTTGGACCCAGTGTACAAGCAGTCTGGATTTATTGATACCAAGTTAGAGCAGTTAGGAGAGCagatcaaagagaaataaatatatccaAGTACAATTTCATAAGTTTTACAATCGACTTGTCAAACACAAGGATGGTATATGGAGAGAAAAGGCTTTATGAGTGATGAGAGCCTCTGTCTTCTGAGCTGAGACTCTGACCTAAACTGTAGACAGAGAGGACACCATCAGAGTTTTTCTTGGTCCACTCAGACCACAGGCTCTTGGCTTCATCATCCACACCTTCCTTTTTTGGCAAGACCAAGTCCTTGGATGATGTAGGGACTTCCTGGCACCCCAAAGATTGTACTGGTTTCTTATTAAGGGTCTTGGGCATTGAGGAGAGTCCATAAGGATCAATTCATTCACTTTACAAATACAAACTTTCAGCATAAGAAGAAagaatcattcttttaaaaataaagaaggaaaccaAACTAGAAAGTACAAACTTCTGAAGCGTGTGGCTACGCCTCATCTGTTCCTGTAACATTAACTACCTGTTTCCATGCTGGTGATTTCAGTCTTGTCTTCtacttcctcttccctcctcatATCCCCTGGAGCGTTTCCAATTTTCTGCCCCCAAATTCTGCACATGCAGGGAGAGAGTGACAGCCTGGGGCCTGAAAAAGCCCTGCTGTAACTGCtaagccagacttccctggtagctcagctggtaaagaatctgcctgcaattcaggagaccccggtttgattcctgggttgggaagatcccctggagaaggggatggctacccactgaagtattaatgggcttccctgatggctcagatggtaaagaatctgctcataatgtgagagacctgggttcgatccctgggttgggaagatcccctggagtagggcatggcaacccactccagtattcttgcctggaaaatccctatggacagaggatcctggggggctacagtccatagtcttgcaaagagttggacatgactaagcaactaagcacagcacagcacaaccccTAAGCCAAGACTCAGTAGGAACTTAATAAATtggtgagtaaatgaatgaatgcaggaaagttttgtttttgttttttgagaaatcAGCAAGGTGATCCATGCATAAGCAATTTTATTTGATTAGTGAAATGTAGATTGGGTTTCTATATTGGGTTTCTATATTGCtcccgggggcgggggtggttcTAAAGGGGTAATCCAGAGCTGTTTGCTATAAAACAGTAACTAGAGATGGAATAATAAGTTTCAGGCCATGAAAACTCTCTTCTGTGAATAGCTCTCAGTAAAAGAGAAGGTGGTGTTCTGGGGAGCAAGGACGTGAATGGCACTGAGGTCCCTTTCAGATTATTCCAGACAGAATAGTCCCATTCTCCAGGTCTGCCCACTGTCCAGCGAGAAGAGGACAAGGACAGACCTCCTGTGATTGCTGGGTTTGCGTTGCCGGTGAGAGGGCGGTCTCTTAGCCGCTTGGGTGGAGCAGTGCCTCCAGCGTCTTGTCCCTGACACTCTTCAGGAAGCTCACGACGGCCGTTCCCCCGGTGCCCCTCTCCTCTAGGGCCTGAGGGGGCCTTGGGAGGTGGCTCGTCCTCTGGGCCTTTGCTTTGGATGCAGCTGTGATGAGGTACTTGGTCACCAGGGCCAGGTGGTAGGTGCGCAGGGCTGCCAGGCTCTCCACACACTGGTTATAGGCCGTCAGAAGCTGGCGGTTCCCAGAGGACAGGACGTGGGTCCTCAGGGAAGGAGCCAGGCGAATTTCTTCTACGAAGGCCCTGTGGGAAGGAGGCATGTAATCCCTCATCCTGTACAGAAAATCAGCTGAAAGAAAGATGGCAGAACAAGGGGGTAACTCCCTGTGGAAAGATAAGCAAACCAGTCTGCCTGTCAAGACATTATGCCGCCCTGATCCTCACTACTCATCCTAACAGTATCCAGTCAACTTGGCTGGCTCTTGTGCTTACAGATATCACATCCTCCaaagccttttctcttttttaattttttatttatttatttttgatattttggcTCCCTCACtcagcatgtgggaacttagttccctgaccagagactgaagcTCTACCCACTGTattggaagcacagggtcttaattaccagggaattcccaaagccTCCAAATGTTGATTGGaaataaggaagggaaaagaaacaagccCCATTACCGATAACTAACCTGGAACCAGCTGTACCAGCCACTGTATAAATAGTTATCATCTCTGAAATGTGGGCAAAATATCTCGCTAGTCACACGACGTGGATCCACAAAGGTAAGGCACGGACCCTTAAACAGAGGAGCTAAATATTCTGCTGAATTTTGTCTCTAAAGTCTTTCATTTTAGAGGGAGTTCTAAGGAAGAGGAAAGTGATATAAGTTTCTGAGGACTGAGGAAGATAAAGAATGAATAACTGTTTTAGTAATAGCCTCGAAGTTTAAAAATCAGGTCAATAGATAAGTATGGGAAATATAGATAGAAGAGAGATCATTTATAGGAAATTCATTATGGGATTAATATTAATCATGGTACATCATCAAATCAGAAgcccatggaatattactcagtcatgaaaaagaacaatattagatcatttgcagagatgtggatgggctctgagtctgtcacacagagtgaaataagtcagaatgagaaaaacaatatcatatattaacacatatatatggaatatagaaaaatggtacagatgagcctGTTTTCAGGGCAGGAGTAGAAACACAGACATGTGGACAAATTGGGAGAGAAGGACTGACGTATGTAGATTACTGTGtacaaaatagatagctagtgggaacctgctgtagagcacagggagctcagctcggtgctctgtgatgacctagaggtgggatggggcagcgaatgggagggaagtccaagaggaagtggatatatgtgtgtatatggcagattcacttcattgtacagcagaaactaacacagcattgtaaagaaattatacttccccctgctgctgctgctgctgctaagtcgcttcagtcgtgtccgactctgtgtgaccccatagacagcagcccaccaggctcctctgtccctggggttctccaggcaagaacactggagtgggttgccatttccttctccaacgcatgaaagtgaaaagtaaacatgaagtcgctcagtcgtgtccgactcttagcgaccccatggactacagcctaccaggctcttccgtccatgagatttttccaggcaagagtactggagtgaggtgccattgaaAGCCCATGAAAATTGATCATAGTTCTAGAGAATTGCCTTTTGTGGGTGAGACtagattcttccctggtggctcagacggtaaacagtctgcctacaatgcctaccatgtgggagacctgggttcaaaccctgggccgggaagatttcctggagaaggaaatggcagcccactccagtattcttgcctggaaaatcccatggatagtggaacctggtaggctacagtccatggggtcgcaaagagtcggacacgactgaacgacttcactttctttctttctagactCTATGACCAAATTctagtctgtttttttctttttcttttttcttattccaGCTTGGAAACTTTGCACTAGGAAATGTCTTTTTGCAGCTGTTGAGCATTTGGCTTGATGATGGCAGGTAAGGAAAGGCACCCTTTCAAGCTTGCAAGATGGCAGAACCCTGTTCGGGTCTAGAGGGGTGTGGGTTGAGGCTGCACTATTTTTATGGGGACAGGCTTCAGTGGAGGAACCCACATCTATCAGCAGCTACATCCTGACTTGTCAACACAgtgtctgggcctcagtctccagACCACTCCCCCACTCTAGAAAAAGCAATctactgcctgctgctgctgctgctaagtcgcttcactcgtgtccgactctgtgcgaccccatagacggcagccctccaggctcccccgtccctgggattctccaggcaagaacactggagtgggttgccatttccttcttcaatgcatgacagtgaaaagtgaaagtgaagtcgctcagtcgtgtccgactcttcatgaccccatggactgcagccttccaggctcctctgcccatgggattttccaggcaagagtgctggagtgcggtgccattgccttctccaaatctaaGGATCCAAATAAAGTTACAGGGGACTGCTGGAAATTCAGCAGTGTTTTCAAGTTTGGAagtaaaacccaacattcagctGAGCTCTGATACGAATTGGCTGGATACAATCACAGATGGCAGGCACACAGTCTCCTGGTTAATCGGGAGGAGTGTAGACTTTCTGACTTATAGTTGGACTTACCAATTGGTAAAAGCAGCTCTGCTCTTCCTCTctgataaggaaaaaaacaagaaaaaagaaaaatggctgattTACCACTCTCCTTGCTGTGACGGACGCCCAAGAACTCATCAAAGGCATGCAGTATTGTGCTCTGAGCAGCGCTTCCTCCAGAGTAACTCAGGGGCTCTTTGGAGACACCTTCGTATACCAAGCCCACAGGCAGTGCTGGGTTATCCTTCCATCTAGGTAAGAACAAAAGTCAGATGGAAGTGCATACTAGGATTTAAGAGTATCTTTTCTGATCAGGATACAGATCAAGCAAGAAAGAGAGCACCCTTTCctatcttcttttctctcctcttctgtcaCCCTGATTCCATGTCCTCATCTTCTTGTCTGAGTCTCCCTCTTTCTGAGTCCCCCAACCATTTTACTCATTTCACTGTCTGATATTTTAGAGGGTCTTGAACACTCTCGGCGTGTATGTGGGTATCTCCAGAATGAGACAGAATCAGCAGCCCCAAGAATacgccgtgtgtgtgtgtgtgtgtgtgtgtgtgtgttagtcgctcagtcatgtccaactctgcgaccccatggcctgtagcctgccgggctcctttttccacggaattctccaggcgagaatatagTTTACATATCAAGTTCACCTCCATTTTCTCACTTATTCTTCCTGGAGTAGATCCAGGTGTTTTAAAACCCATTTAATAGAGAAGCAGTCTCAAGGCACTGTCTCCAGGACCACCATTCTTAGTCCAGCAACTAGAACTTGACCCCTAAATTTGTAATTCTCTAGTTTCATTTCCCAAGGCCCCACCCACCCACGTGTTAATTTCTTTTGCTGAGAACAAAATATTCTCTTATTGCCGGGAACCCTGTTGTTAAGGCTTTAAATAGCAGATGGCAGACTTACGTTGATGTCTGCCGTCCTTCTTGTAATTCTAAAAATCATTTTGCTCAAGAGAAGGGAAACACACACATCATGCACATACAGAAGCCTCAGACAGACAGCTCAGCTGGCATCCATGACCTTTTTCAAATAACTCTCTGAATAGGAAACGCTCTTATTTTCTTTGGGGGCTGTTTTGCATCTGCTGTTCTGCAGTTTTGCTGGATGAATATCATAGTGGCCTTTGCATTTGGAGAAATATCACCACACAAGGAGATGCCACACAGAAGAGCCGGGCGTGAATAGGAGGAGCCCAGGGAGGGTCTGAGTCTAAGATCAAAACCTGCTGTGGCTCTTAGGAGAGAGGACTCTGTCTTAGGCAGATGTGGAATTGAGTCTCAGCTTTAATACTTAGTAACTCTGAGCCTTGGCTGAGTTAATTCActtcccaagcctcagtttcttcatcggAATAATAGTAGTATCAATCTTATTGGGTTGTTGGGAGaactaattaaaataatagcTGCTCAGTGTCTGAAAAATattgtgttcaataaatattagccattTTATCATACTATTCACACTGAATTGTAACCTCAGCTccctaatttcattttttggtaACTTCATACAAGCCCTTCTTACTCTCAGTTCTCCTGACCTGTGTATatgagctcagtcactcagtgtcagactctgcaaccccatggactgtagcctactcagctcctcagtccatgggattttccaggaaagaatactggagtgggttgccatttcctcctccagtggatcttcctgacccagggatggaacccacatctcctctgtctcctgccttggcaggtgggttttttaccactaaaccacctgtGAAGTCCCTCCTGACTTGTACCTAGTACCTAGAACGGCTGAAAGCATCAAGTGCATTCCAGAAAGTTCTGATGTTTGGGACACTGGTCCAATAAAACTTCTAAACAACATTTTATGGGGCAGAAATGTTGAAGCCCGGACTGCTATTGTGTGATAAGTGGACCAAACATTGGCAGTATTGGTTTGGATTGTTCTCTGTAATCCTGTTGATGGTCTCATTTGGTCTCTGGGCTCCTTCCCTAGCCCCTTCCCTTCATGACCGCTCCTAAGTGCTGGACACTCTCAGAACTTAGTCCATGCACCTCTCACTACTCTTATTCCCACATCATCTCATCTCACCTCGTGGATTTCAAAGCCAGCTATACTGGGACTATTGACAAACGTGCACCCGGACCTCAGCCTCTTCCTTATATTCCAGATACATGTATTCAGCTGCCTACTAGACATCTCCATAGGAACGGCTTCACCCCAAACTGACCTCTCCACTCCCCCTTCCTTTTGCCAGGTCGGCGCCTCCCATGTCTCTACCCTCGGAGAAAAGCCAATGGCAGCTCCATCCTTTCCACGGGTCCAGCCATAAACCTAGAGTCCTTTCTGATGGacctctttctcttccattctatGTGCAATCCAAGAGCAGATCCTGTCAACCTTTCCTTCAATCCATATCCATTCAGAACTGACCATTTCTCAGTGTCTCTACTGCCCCCATCCAAGCCCAGGCCACCACCCTATCTTGTGGTCAGAGCTTCCTAAGTGCATTCCTGAGCTCCTTCTATTCCCCCACTCAGAAGATAAGAGTGATGACCTGAAACTTCAGACAGCTCATGTCACTTTTCTCAGAACTTGCCCGTGCTGTTCATCACACTCAGAAAGGAAACCAAGGAACCTCTACACGGTCTGGACCCCCATCACTTGTTTTCCTCATTCTCCCCACCTTTCCTCCGTGAGAGCGCTTCTGGGCTCAGGGCAGCTCTTCCTTCAAAAGTCCTCCCACGCCTGGGTCACTGTGACATTGCTCCTTTTGCACGGAGCAGGTACTTGAGTAGCTTACTCCTCACTTCTTTCATGCATCTTCTAAAACATCCTTTAGGAACATGGCATTCACAgaccacaataaataaataagaactttGGCCACCACTCCTAACATTCCGTAATGCTCTTATTCTACTTTAAAGTTTTCCATAGCTTTTATTGCTTTAACACATAGAGTATGATACTTGCCttccttatatttatttattcattcattaattcatattaataaaataaatgtttattttattcatcaaatataaatttatttataattataataaattataattattctatttattcattaattattcACATATTAATAAACATGTGCTATGATTAACATGTAAGCTCCGCAGGAATGAACTGGTTGTTTGTTCTACTGCTTCATTCCCAGCACCTATTAATAGAACCATGCCTGGCATTGACATAGCCCTCACTAAGTATTTGATCAatgaaaggatgaaaaaatagCATTATATAATTAAGCATTAAATATCTAGAATATgtaaaatgttagtcactcagtcgtgtttgactctttgtgatcccatggactatacagcccagcccaccaggctcctctgtccatagaattctctaggcaagaatactggagtgggttgccatttccttctccaggggatcttcccgacacagggatcaaacctgggtctcctgcattgcaggcagattctttatcgtatgaaccatcagagaagccccagaataTGTAAATCCAAGTGTACTTCTTGAAAGGACCTGGCCAGCTTAACAGAAGAtaatagataaaagaaaaacagcatgaaatttaaaaataaatataaagaaggcATCTATTTTCAAAACCCATATTCCCCATCTATGATGAGATTAATCTGAGGAAGAAAAACTGGGTTCCTCTCAATAGCCCAAGAATTGCTCCCATGCATTCTTAGGCCCAAATTGTTCTTGGTGAAGAAAAGGAATTATTTTCAAGTCTCTATAGGCAAGTTTATTTTTAGCCCTTTTTGTAGCATATTCCTAGTAAACCTCAGAGAAGGGGatgtttaaacagaaaaaaagaaagaaatgcaatgacatttttttccaaagggaCTGATACCTTCCCTGAGAAATTTaacatgaatgagaaataaaggaaactgtTCCATTTACAGATGGACTCTCTCAAaacttttaagtaattttttttaagtcaacagaaataataaatcaaGCATAGGACAAATCAAGAACACAGGGACAGATTTAGATTTTTCAAGACAAGTCTACTAGGAACGTTCAACAATCCAGATGTTCTTGGCCACCAGCATGTTTAGGAATGGCTCCTGGCCACTTGGTTTATTTGACTATGTGGGGAATAATTTTGAGGctcagaaacagaaagcaggCATTTATGTAGATCAGAGACAAAGGGCACCACTGACCCAGCaacttattttaatgaaaatgaagttACCCTCTGGTGTCCATTTAATCATGACATAGGAAGTCCTCTACATAGGAACCCTGCAGTTACAAACTGTCAAAGACGCTGCAGCTTTCCCTCTGTTTCCTATTTGCTGATGACCCTTCAGTTCTACCATCCCCTacttcctctctttcccccagtcagtaactcttcttaccTGTTCACTGGATGCCAGCCCCTGGGTACCAGCTGCTGtgctgtactactgtactttt belongs to Bubalus bubalis isolate 160015118507 breed Murrah chromosome 1, NDDB_SH_1, whole genome shotgun sequence and includes:
- the IDO2 gene encoding indoleamine 2,3-dioxygenase 2 isoform X9, with the translated sequence MEPQSQDLKTAPFLTLGRFHISEDYGFLLPSPLILPRNLALPFVEVSRNLGLPPILVHSDLVLANWTTRNPGGNLDTIVSFPGGESLRGFVLVTVLVEKAAVPGIKALVQAVNAILQPSPDSLLQALQQLRVSIQDITGALGQMHDYVDPDIFYAVIRIFLSGWKDNPALPVGLVYEGVSKEPLSYSGGSAAQSTILHAFDEFLGVRHSKESADFLYRMRDYMPPSHRAFVEEIRLAPSLRTHVLSSGNRQLLTAYNQCVESLAALRTYHLALVTKYLITAASKAKAQRTSHLPRPPQALEERGTGGTAVVSFLKSVRDKTLEALLHPSG
- the IDO2 gene encoding indoleamine 2,3-dioxygenase 2 isoform X8; the encoded protein is MEPQSQDLKTAPFLTLGRFHISEDYGFLLPSPLILPRNLALPFVEVSRNLGLPPILVHSDLVLANWTTRNPGGPLEIRNLDTIVSFPGGESLRGFVLVTVLVEKAAVPGIKALVQAVNAILQPSPDSLLQALQQLRVSIQDITGALGQMHDYVDPDIFYAVIRIFLSGWKDNPALPVGLVYEGVSKEPLSYSGGSAAQSTILHAFDEFLGVRHSKESADFLYRMRDYMPPSHRAFVEEIRLAPSLRTHVLSSGNRQLLTAYNQCVESLAALRTYHLALVTKYLITAASKAKAQRTSHLPRPPQALEERGTGGTAVVSFLKSVRDKTLEALLHPSG